The Seriola aureovittata isolate HTS-2021-v1 ecotype China chromosome 8, ASM2101889v1, whole genome shotgun sequence genome contains the following window.
GTATGGAGTCTTTTCtattatatatttctgtgttttcttataAGCTTCcctgtaatataaaatatgctATGGGTCAGAAAATGATCTAGGTGCCTTTGAGTGGGTTGAGAATCTCAGGTGGTTACTGGTTTCTCTTTCCTCTGATGTGGGATTAATcatataaaaaatgttgatCATAATTTTGTTTCCTGTAAAATGTATTGCTGAGTTTACACCACTGAAACAGTATCATATTTATCCTCCAATAATACAATTGCTTAGGTATAATGGTTCAGTGCTGTCTGTAATTGTAAAAGGTATAAATGAGGGACTACAGTTGGGGAGAAAAGGAAGTGTGAACCATACAACTACCAGAGTGAATTATGATGCACTGTGAGGAAGATGTTCTGTGTGactgttaaacaaaaaaaataaatatcctaAAAAGCTATTTTATAGATGTCTGGTTACTTTTAAAAAGGCAGAACTAAAGTATAGTCTGGACTTGTATCTATGGAAATAACTTTACAGTTTTAGGGTCACTTCGAATCAATCCTCATGCAGTATTTATCTAAAGAGAACCACACCTGCCTGTgtttcagagacagacatgtgcAGCACTGTAAACCATTCATATTTCTCCAGACCACCGAATGACGTAAGACTCCGATGATGTGTGATTTCATTACCTGGGTTGCAAAATAACACCGGTAGATTTATTATGGTTGCGTCTCCTCCGTGCGCCGAGCGTCCTGCGTCCGCGGCTCTGATTGGCCAGCTGGGTGGAGAGCTCCACAGCGCCGCGCCGCTCCGGGATCCTCTGGCGCAGAGAGAAAGCGCAGCTTGGCCGCCAGCGAGCACCGAGCACCGGCTGGGAGGGCAGATGATGTTGTGATGTGATCCAATACGGGCGGCCGGCTGCAGCTACGGGCGGACTGGCTCTTATAAGCGGCTGTCGACCTCGGCCCCTGCTCACTAGTGTgcgtctgtgtatgtgtgtgtgagtgtgtgtgtgtgcgtgcgtgcgtgtgtgtcgtCGTGGGAGCGGAGGCGCAGAAGCCCGGAGGCTGACCGAAGCGGTGAGTGGATGTAAATAGATGCTCTCGTTGGGATGCGCTCCCCTCCCTGTGCGGCGGCGGTGGTGACGGGGCTGGAGGGAGATGGACAGGATGCTGAAGATTTACGGCTTCTGTTCACTTATCGACAGCTTCGCTTCTGCAATGTTGGCAACTCCACCTATGCATAGGCCTACTCGGCGTTATGGTAGATGTAAAGATGATCTAACGCTGTTTCAGATATATCAGGGTCAGACATTTGAGGGACTTTATTAAGGAGGCAGCAAGAATCGAGGGACTAGGATACTCCACCCATGACATCATCGACTTTTTCAAGTTCATTTTCTCCCCTGCCCGTGCTTTCATCTGTTGCATTTCATTTCTAAAGCAGCGGCTGCTGCTCAGAGTTGCTATTACAGTGAGTATagctgataaatgactgtttcCTCTGACAGGCCAAGATCTCTGTCAGTACCTGGAAATGATCTGATGATGAATTCATGAAGCATAGATTATTGGTGTGAAGTGATAAGAATTTGATCTTTCTTTTTAGGTGACCTTCACTCGGGTCTGTAAACAAGGTGAGCAGACAGTATAAACAGCTAGAGCAGATATGGATCCTGTTTTGCTTCAAAAATAGACAAGGAACAGTTTTGTCTGTCAACAAGTCTGCTCCTGTATTATCATGCAAGTAAATCTGCAGGAGGCCAatgcttgttttctctcttacaTCACTATGATTTTCAATTTAATTGCAAGCTGGcagtacagcacacacacacagggaagatcagcagcaggagcagagaggtTTTAATGAagcattattgttttattagtaTACATGTTGCTGCTGTCCTGTGGCCAGCTGCTAAAATCTCCTGCATCTCATGAATGACCTCTGCTGTTCCAGAGCACAACAGATTTATTGAGGACAACAGTTTAACCGCCTCTGAGTGGTGACTGTCCTGCAAACTGCTGTGTCATTCTCCTTGCTTTCTCCCTCTAATGACCAGCCTTTCTCCTCCCCACTCTCCTCGCATCCTCTCTTCGCCCCACTTTGTTTAACTAATGGAGCCCTGGCTGAATCGTcagggtggtggaggtggtggtggggtggggggggtgggggggggggggtgtaagaAAAGGCCGCTATCTCTGCCCAGATGATCCAGTTTCTCCACAACTCagatatcattttaaaaagaattgGAAGAAAAAGACAATGGAGAGTTGAAATACTGTTTGCTTATTACTTCTTGTCAGTTTTTGGGGTTGTGTCACGATGTGTAATTCGTCCTCTGAGTCATGCGACATATTTGCTGTGATTTTCAGCTTCAGTGGCTCAAGGCACAATTTGTAGCCGTCTGGTGTAACGCTTATGTGTCCCAAATGTCAGTTTTTCAGGCTTGTAGCTTTGTTTCAATGTCATTTTGACATCATCAGAGTCTTAAAGTGAAAATTTATTTGAGCCTGCAGAGGAATATAGTCCATCAATTAAATAGaaaatttatataaaaacaactgTAGTGATAAGCATTGCTGATTGAGGATGGCTGATATTCTGTGTGCAGGTAGTTTGTACCTgttgacactgtgtttgtgtctgagtcaAAGGCCTGGAGTGCAAGTGCAGATTCAGCACAAACAggttgttgtggttgtctgGCTCTGTGACAGAGGGACAACACAACAACCACCCAGGGAGAGGAGAGCGGATAGGGGCCCCGCATGAGCAAAGTGCACTGCCCAGGGattctgctctctccaaaaaTCCTGCCTCTGTCTTTTCCCAAGATCTTATCGTGCTTTAAAATCTGCCGCGtttgtgttttccatgtttCTGAGAAAAGGCGCTGATGATGATTGCAGCATTGTTTGAGGTGTgtatgcgtgtatgtgtgtgtatcttatTGGGTGAAAGGATGTTTATACATTAGGCTTGCGTGCCTGGGCATGTTTTTCTACCTGTATTTGTTGTTTGCCAGCTTTCCACAGGGTCGTTGCCTAATTAAATCagttgaaaacaggaaaaagaaaaaagaattgaCAGTGATGTAACCCATACATGTGGCATGTCTTAAGATCATAATGattctctgtcactctctttgTTGCTATTCACAAAGCTGATCCACCCAGAGATAAAAGAGACACGGCTAGCCAGTTAGCAGGAGCTGGCTGCCACTTTTCCTCCCCAAAGACCAGGCCTATACTGCTCAGCCCCAGCTTTGAATGTCACTCCTGGGATGAATACATCGAGGCTCTGACTCACAACTAATATCATGCAAATGCAACCTGGCTTTATGACTTTGATGcagtgttttttgacacttcAACAGTGACACCttatgtgtaaaaacaaaaataggaCAAGAACCCAGAAAAGGATCTGCACATTAGTGCATCGATAAAAGCCTCTGAGACTGCAAGATGTTTTATCAGCTTTATTTGTAGTTGTAAAATCAGAGAAAAGTAAATGAGCAGTTATACtgagcaaacaacaaaacaaaaaaacaacactgtatgaaattatatttcaattagTAGTGTAGTAATTTTAGGACAGCATGTAAGCATAGCTTTGAAAAATATACTAACCCAGTGACCAACTATTAGCCAGCTACAGAGATAAGTGGGCGTAAAAGAAGCTTACAACCACAAGGAGAAAGAGTACTCTGACTGAGTCAGCTGAAATAGGAAGTGAGGACCGTGATCAATGAATTTTCAGCTCAGCACCTAAGTGCACACCCAGGTTACAAgtcttaaaaaagaaatttaaattatgtttttcataaatgttggtttgtgttctgtgtttatgcaaaaaataatgataattatggtccatatattatatatatatatttttttttaactctcaaGTATTTGCATCAGAATATCAATCAATTCTAAAATGTGCAGCACATTTAAGTGATTTCTGACGTGGTGTCTCTTCTCCCATCAGCTCCATCACAGCAGTGTATTCCCAGTCAGCCATGACCTCAGTGCAAACTCCTCCCCTCTCCCGCTCTGGCTCCTCCCCCTCAAATGTGGGTCTGGCCAATCGCAGCGGGCCCTCCTCCACCCCGCCCACCTCCCTCAGCCTTCGTTCGTCATACAACCAGCTGCTTGGGCGCGATGTCATCAAGGAGTCCATGGAAACCGGAAGTTCTGCCACTTTGCCAAAGAGCCGTCAGCGGTACACAATGACCAGTGTGCGGAGCGTCATGGGGATAAGTGACAACTATGCTTTGTCATCTAAAAACCAACCTGTGACCCGAGGTAGAGGCCTCCCCACCAAGTCCTCCTCAAGTTCAGCCCtctactcctcctcttcctcctcctcgctgttCAATGCGACCAACCCCAAACTGGCCAAGAATGGGGCCAACATGCAGAGACGAGCTGAGAgccagcagctggagctgagtAGGGCCAATACAGAGGGCAAAATACACAACGATCTCATCAATAACCCCACTTCTGACTGGCTAGAATTTGGGAAAGACAACTCACAGCAGCCCCTCTTCCGCAGAAGGACCAAGAGCTTCTTGGAGTATCATGGGAAGGGCTGGGATCTAGATTTCAACTGGGGAAAGaaggaggacaaggaggagaagaagcagcagcctTCTCCAGAGAAGGAGCAGGCTAGCCCTGCCAAGGAGAGGGAGAGCCAGAAGGAGGAAAAACCCAACAGCAAGCAGACCTGtcaggaagagaaggaagaggtggagccagtggtggaggaggaggagggggaggaagaggaagatgaccCCACACCCACGCCAAGACAGCCTCTGCTGCCAGTGGTGGTGGAAGCCCCActttcctccacttcctcttcttccaccAACAGTCCAGAGTGGGTCCCAGACAACCACGGCCAGCTACAGAACCAGGCTCCAGCCCAGGTCAGGGAAGAGCTCTGTGTCCAGGTTCAGGCTAGTCCACGAAGTCCTGCGAAGCCCCCTCGCAGCTCCCAGCCCCGGGTGATCAAGGTGGAGCTGCACCCCAACAATGAGAACCAATTTCTGCAACAGTACCCACCTTCCTCTCCCAGACAGGCCCGGGCTGCAGAGAGGAACACACCTACCCGAACCCGAGCTCCCCCGACCCTACCAGATCCTGAAACAGAGACTGGGCTCCCTAAAGTAGGTTTAAGAATGgacctgacacctgacactCCATCAGAGGATGAAGACTCCAGCTGGACTACGCTGTCCCAGGAGACGCCGTCTCCTCAGACTCCACAAGAGACAGGTTcgatatgtgtgtgtttgtcctttcATCTgatctttcttttaaaaagattaGCATATCTGTGTCAGCctttaatcatgtttttattacaccctcctttcattccctctttctctccctccctctttctaccTCCTACAGACTGTCTGATCTGGAAATTTACCAAAAGCCTCTTCTTAAGCAAGCAAGTCACTCCAGTAATACTGCTGGAACCTTTAAGGCCCCTGTGAGCCCCCTTATGGCGCAGAGTGATTAGGATGGACAGAAGGATAGGATACTGCAGAGAGCAGGGTgtgaaaaaaggaaggaaaaaggaaagagaaaaaagcaggGCTGCGTTTAGTAAGCGATGATTGCCAAAGATGTATGAAAAAGCAATAGTCAGAGAATATGTGGGTATTGAAAGATATATTagaaagcagagagggaaaaataCAACcagcagggagaggaagagggagaggctgTTGCCCATTGGATCTTACTACAGGGGATGAGCCCCAGAGTTGCTATGACAACAGAAACTAAGTAGGGACAGACTGACCATCTCAGAAATTTACCCTGTTCAAccctgtctgtccgtctgtgtgtgtgtgtgtgtgtgtgtgtgtgtgtgtgtgtgtgtgtgtgtgtgtgtgtgtgtgcgcgtgtgagTGTGAGCCTTTTGTATGTGCATATGTTGGGTGTGCATATGTCATAGtctaatgtgtttttgcagagcCCGCCTGTGTGCAGccatacatatgtatgtgtttgtgtgatgcattcatgtgcaatatgtgtttatgtatcgCTGTCATCCATCAGCAGATATATGGAGTGAGGGGGACCTACCTCCAGGCTGGCGGGAGATCTCAGATTCATCAGAGGTCTATTTCTGGCATGTCCCCACTGGCACCACACAGTACCACCGACCTGTTGCCTCCGGCAACCAACACACATCTCCCAACAATGAGCCAGACACTGAGCGTGACCCACAACAGCAATCACAGGACTCCCTCAAGCCACTCAATGAGGTCAGAACAAATGATCTAACACGCCTTGTGGTctaacatatttatatttaactcGCCCTTATATTTTACAAGGCCATATATTCAGGTTCGACCAGTgtaagttttttctttttaaattaaagctaAAGATTGTTTAATGTCAACATATTCAATCCCCAGAGAGAAAAACGctgaatattaatgataatagcACTACATGTTTAAAGGTTACGTGATCTTTTATTCAAAGCTAAATGTTCAGTGTGGTGTAAGAGATTATTATTCCTGCACATCCCCGCACATCCCTGTGAGGAAACACACTTTTGTGCAGGTAATTTCGTATGTAAAACATATCTGAGGAAAggaaaacataatttaatttctttcagaTCAGCGTGACACATTATTGGTGAAAAAGTTGAAGCTTATATCTACAAGTTATGCTATCCTCATAAACTGGTTGGCAGTGAGGTGTCTCTAGCAAACCTGCTTCCACTCCTCTGTAACATTTAAACCATTGGACTCGTCATGGATGCCCGTTATAAAAGAAAGAATTTgctaaaacttttatttataaaaactaGGCATTAAAATCAGGTCTTAATGTTGAAAATACTAGCTGGACAAAACACTcctaactcaaggtccacttactagttTTTTGTGGGGTTTTAACCACATCTAACGGTCTCAGTGAGCCATTCATGAAACCTTAGCAAACTCGGTCTGCTGATGAAATGTGACTGAAAGCTGAAATTGAGTTAAGATTGTTTTtgtgacatatttatttatttatttagtatttttcaAAAACCATTATGTGAAGAATTTGTGACAAAGGTTGATGCTTTAACTGGTACAAATGCAATCTTGTCCAGTATATTAGAAAGCTGTTGGTGAGCAGTGATGCACACACCATCCTcaccacctgtctgtctctctgtctgtctcggCTTCTCTAGTGCTGcatcgctctctgtctctctatctttacccctctctctctctctctctcccacagcGCCCCAGCAGTCTGATATCTGACAGCTCGGTGGAGCCCGTCCCCTCCCCCTctggctcctccccctccccctcctccaccccctcaaATGATGTCACCTCTTCTGGACCAAatctcaccaccaccacctgcatAGCCAACGTAAGACATGGACACATTTATTTGtctcatttttaattatatatattttaaattttcattacTTAATTTTGGTCTGACATGGAAcgttatttattgttatttactgtttatttcatCCTTTATTGttatgttgagttttttttttttaccatcatcACTACAAAGTCTGTCATTCAGAGTCCAGCTTTTGTGTCTAAATTACACATCACAGTCATTTTTATCAGCTTTGGTTCATCTGAGTAACACCAGGCATAGACCTGTTTTAATTCTGCATTTTTCCCCCCAAAGCTTGATGGTGTTATCGATTAATCTCTGCTGTCACTTATTAAACTGCAATGAGAACATGGTAATATCTGTCCATGCCAGTCTGAAGTGCATATTCAACAAAGATGAATATCTCTCATATTAAGTTGAAATGAGTATTCTCCTCTTCAGCTATTAAAaagcaaatcaaatcaaatcaatatcagAATCTGACAACTTTTCATCTGCCACTAATGTCTGTTTCTCAGcatctatctctctgtctgtctattttGCTCTAGGAGCTGAAGGACTATCCAGTCTATCCAGATCCCAGTCTGAAGGCGTTTGAAGGGGCTACCCTCCGCTATGCTTCGCTTAAACTCAAGTAATAAACACTGACATACTCTACAGTATCATTTCTAGTTTTTCCACTAGCTTTGTGCACCAAGGTCTGAGCCATGATGCTTTTTCATGTGCTAGTTTTATGATATATAACTATGCTGTGACTATTTGTTGTATCTGATGTTTCCCTGCAGCCCTCCAGCCCAGTTAGAGACAGTGGACCTCAACAATACTTTCCCCAATCCAGAGGCAATGGTAAGATCATAAAACCAACATACACccatcagccacaacattaaaacaggtaaCTGGTTCTGAATCATCAGTAATGTcatttaaaacttatttcagttattttcaatGGCTTCATGACTTGACTAGGtcaaaaaataaaccaacatttGTGTCTGAAATAACTTTGTGACAAATCATCTGCCGGGACTTTCTACCAGACAAAGTCATAAATATTCAGTGCTAATGATTGTACTTTTCCTAATTTATATTGAAACAGGCAGGCACCTTTTTCAGACTGTTTCACGATAATTTGTTTTGCTCACAATGTGTGTGGTGACCAGTCAGGACAAAGTTATAGGAAATTACAAGATTACAGGCAAAGGCCCAAAGCCATATGTCTGTGAGGATTCAAATATTATCACTTCAGTAACCGGCAGACTTTCACCATATGGGTGGTTTTCCAACTTCTGAATTCAAGTACTTCTCAGATACAATTAGACTCTATTAGTAACATGGTGTAACCAGCTATTAATGACAACATTTGGCACCATTCACAACATTTGATGAGCACATATTCCTCTGACCTTCAAATCATGAATTTGTCAATGAAGGGAAGTCACCAGGCTTTGTTTGCTACGACATGATGAACCTGCTCAGTGGCATcatttccttcttctctctctctttctctgtttgttgcAGTGCCACTCAGTGGTCATTGTGTGAACTACATTGTGGGTGAATGCCTTTACAGGCAAACTCGCTTTTGCTACCCCCATGTGGATGGATAGGATGTAGAAATGCTCAACCAGAGATTCACAGGGAAAGTAGAAGTGGGAAAGATGTTGgaatatcaaaaatgtaaaaaaaaaaaaaaagaaaaaaaaaaaagaatggcaGTGgcaccaaaagaaaaaaaagtgtaattaatTCAACATTAAAAGATCAACTGTTGCATGTCCACATTCATAAATTTAGCTGTAAGAAGGCAGAATATAAAGACAAATGTTGCATAGATGCCAAAACTACAAGTAGGTGTCCAACATACGTCCTTCCTGCTTAGTTAGGATTTTATCATagatgggggaaaaaatcacACAGGACAGAAAATGAGACTTAGAGGttctttaatattaaaattCAATTGAAAGAAAGCTTGAGATTTTCCACAGCCCCAGAGGAACCCAGAAACACAAGGGAGAGGTAGGTGTGGGAATTCAGAGAGAATCTCAgcatgtgtgaaagtgtgaagaAACCAAGAGAGAATATTACAGTCaatggaagagagggagagggagagagagatggtgatggtgatgaagatgaagatgagtgattgtgtgtgtatgtgctgaaaTGCACACTGTTGCAGAGCTTGAAGAATTTGTCCTGAGGTTTTCCTCAGCAGAGAAGACTTCCTTGTtgtggtagagagagagaaagagggagagaggacagTCATAGCTGCTGGCCTGAGGcggtctacacacacacacacacacacacacacacacacaaacacgtacacacagtctttcatatttcatgtgttGTCTTCCTCAATCAAACCTCTCTCAGTTATTGCTTGTGATGCTACAGTAGCTGTCACTTCATACTGTGTTTCTGgaggcaaaacaaaactttaagaGGAAATTTGTGTgagttgctgtgtgtgtgtgtgtgtgtgtgtgtgtttgtttctgtgtttgtgtgtgtgtgtgtgtgtttgtgtgtgtgtgtgtgtgtgtgtgtgtgtgtgtgtgtgtgtgtgtgtgtgtgtgtttctgtgtttctgtgtttctgtgtgtgtgtgtgtgtgtgtgtgagtgtgtgctagTATGTAAGTATGTGTGGGTTCTTATACAGGGGTTACAAGATCAACATTATAATTAAGTTTAAGAATGAGTCTATAATGAGTTAGATAATGAGGTCTAAAGGAAAATTGTGATGCATGTCAACTTGGATCTtggatgtttttacatttttacatttgattctTTTAGTTATGATGACATTGTACTTACCAAATTAAATACTGAGATCTGACGCAGTGGAGATATTAAAGAAGTCACACAGAGCTGGCATGAATGGTCCAAAGATAAAACAGACtttaaacaaaccaacagattAGTCAAACTTATTTGGAAGAAACTAACATGAGCAAACAGTGAAATTATCACccgctgctttttttttcttcttatcaCCCATCACAGTTTTCAATGACATCTTGCTTCAACTTTGACCTACCTTACTTGGTGTAAATGTGCAAACATAGTTCTTCTGTACAACGTGGGTGTGCtgactttttttcccaaaatgaaatggtatattatttattatttaaggttattatttattacataatacacaatatacatATAAAGTGGTTTTTAGatcattttttataaatttggCTTGGCTCTTGTTTCTCGCCACGTCAGACTTTATTGTCATGTTGAACTGTTCTGAAATTTCAACAATTACTTTGGCGAAGTCAGTGATGTCATAACCAAGCAAATGACAGCCAAAACTGCTAAAACAACATCTatgttgaaaaacaaactcagtTATCTTAGAGAAGGTAGAGGGAAGGTATGTAACATTAAAGAAACTTTGTGAATTTCTACAAGTATGACAAAACAAATTTGTCTCTTCTTTCCAGTCATTTCCAGTGCGATCTCTGGGCTGGGTGGAGATGGCCGAGCAGGACCTGTGCGAGGGGAGAAGCAGTGTGGCCGTCCACCACTGTATCAGACAGCTGTCCTACTGCAGGAGGGATATACGAGACTCAGCCGGTGTCTGGGGAGAGGTCAGTGTGTCAACAGAGACAGTT
Protein-coding sequences here:
- the LOC130174085 gene encoding amyloid beta precursor protein binding family B member 2 isoform X1, whose product is MTSVQTPPLSRSGSSPSNVGLANRSGPSSTPPTSLSLRSSYNQLLGRDVIKESMETGSSATLPKSRQRYTMTSVRSVMGISDNYALSSKNQPVTRGRGLPTKSSSSSALYSSSSSSSLFNATNPKLAKNGANMQRRAESQQLELSRANTEGKIHNDLINNPTSDWLEFGKDNSQQPLFRRRTKSFLEYHGKGWDLDFNWGKKEDKEEKKQQPSPEKEQASPAKERESQKEEKPNSKQTCQEEKEEVEPVVEEEEGEEEEDDPTPTPRQPLLPVVVEAPLSSTSSSSTNSPEWVPDNHGQLQNQAPAQVREELCVQVQASPRSPAKPPRSSQPRVIKVELHPNNENQFLQQYPPSSPRQARAAERNTPTRTRAPPTLPDPETETGLPKVGLRMDLTPDTPSEDEDSSWTTLSQETPSPQTPQETADIWSEGDLPPGWREISDSSEVYFWHVPTGTTQYHRPVASGNQHTSPNNEPDTERDPQQQSQDSLKPLNERPSSLISDSSVEPVPSPSGSSPSPSSTPSNDVTSSGPNLTTTTCIANELKDYPVYPDPSLKAFEGATLRYASLKLNPPAQLETVDLNNTFPNPEAMSFPVRSLGWVEMAEQDLCEGRSSVAVHHCIRQLSYCRRDIRDSAGVWGEGKGMLLVLQDRMLTLVDPDDRSLLHSQPISSIRVWGVGRDHDRDFAYVARDKNTRVLKCHVFRCDTPAAAIATSLHEICSKIMAERKSAKAAAGSSSQTGSDVPLQEFPMPKTELVQKFHVLYLGMTSVTRPIGMDIINGAIDSLVSSTGKEDWTPVILSIADTTVAVIKEKEEDEEVLVECRVRFLSFMGVGRDVHTFAFIMDTGNQHFQCHVFWCDPNAGCVSEAVQAACVLRYQKCLVARPPSQRAGSSSSPSADSVTRRVTTSVKRGVQSLIDTLKPKKQPSELPQQ
- the LOC130174085 gene encoding amyloid beta precursor protein binding family B member 2 isoform X2 → MTSVQTPPLSRSGSSPSNVGLANRSGPSSTPPTSLSLRSSYNQLLGRDVIKESMETGSSATLPKSRQRYTMTSVRSVMGISDNYALSSKNQPVTRGRGLPTKSSSSSALYSSSSSSSLFNATNPKLAKNGANMQRRAESQQLELSRANTEGKIHNDLINNPTSDWLEFGKDNSQQPLFRRRTKSFLEYHGKGWDLDFNWGKKEDKEEKKQQPSPEKEQASPAKERESQKEEKPNSKQTCQEEKEEVEPVVEEEEGEEEEDDPTPTPRQPLLPVVVEAPLSSTSSSSTNSPEWVPDNHGQLQNQAPAQVREELCVQVQASPRSPAKPPRSSQPRVIKVELHPNNENQFLQQYPPSSPRQARAAERNTPTRTRAPPTLPDPETETGLPKVGLRMDLTPDTPSEDEDSSWTTLSQETPSPQTPQETDIWSEGDLPPGWREISDSSEVYFWHVPTGTTQYHRPVASGNQHTSPNNEPDTERDPQQQSQDSLKPLNERPSSLISDSSVEPVPSPSGSSPSPSSTPSNDVTSSGPNLTTTTCIANELKDYPVYPDPSLKAFEGATLRYASLKLNPPAQLETVDLNNTFPNPEAMSFPVRSLGWVEMAEQDLCEGRSSVAVHHCIRQLSYCRRDIRDSAGVWGEGKGMLLVLQDRMLTLVDPDDRSLLHSQPISSIRVWGVGRDHDRDFAYVARDKNTRVLKCHVFRCDTPAAAIATSLHEICSKIMAERKSAKAAAGSSSQTGSDVPLQEFPMPKTELVQKFHVLYLGMTSVTRPIGMDIINGAIDSLVSSTGKEDWTPVILSIADTTVAVIKEKEEDEEVLVECRVRFLSFMGVGRDVHTFAFIMDTGNQHFQCHVFWCDPNAGCVSEAVQAACVLRYQKCLVARPPSQRAGSSSSPSADSVTRRVTTSVKRGVQSLIDTLKPKKQPSELPQQ